Proteins encoded within one genomic window of Equus caballus isolate H_3958 breed thoroughbred chromosome 20, TB-T2T, whole genome shotgun sequence:
- the SERPINB6 gene encoding serpin B6 isoform X3: MDTLSEANGTFALNLLKKLGEDNSKNVFFSPMSISSALAMVFMGAKGNTAAQMSQVLSLSKSGGEVGDVHQGFQSLLSEINRPGTQYLLRTANRLFGEKSYDFLSSFKDSCHKFYQAEMEQLDFISATEESRKHINTWVAKKTEGKITELLSSDSVDLLTKLILVNAIYFKGNWDDQFDKQQTKERPFKVSKNEEKPVQMMFKKSTFKRTYIGEIFTQILMLPYVGEELNMIIMLPDENTDLKTVEKELTYEKFVEWTRPDMMDETEMEVFLPRFKLEEDYDMEAVLRSLGMTDAFEQARADFSGMSSRADLFLSKVVHKSFVEVNEEGTEAAAATAAIMMMRCVRIIPRFCADHPFLFFIQHSKTNSILFCGRFSSP; encoded by the exons ATGGATACTCTATCAGAAGCAAATGGCACCTTTGCCTTAAACCTTTTGAAAAAGCTGGGTGAAGACAACTcgaaaaatgtgtttttctcacCCATGAGCATCTCCTCTGCCCTGGCCATGGTCTTCATGGGGGCAAAGGGAAACACCGCTGCCCAGATGTCCCAG GTGCTTTCTTTAAGTAAGAGCGGTGGTGAAGTTGGAGATGTCCACCAGGGTTTCCAGTCGCTTCTCAGCGAAATTAACAGGCCTGGCACGCAGTACTTGCTTAGAACCGCCAACCggctctttggagaaaagtcttaTGATTTCCTCTCA TCTTTTAAAGATTCCTGCCACAAATTCTACCAAGCAGAGATGGAACAGCTTGACTTTATCAGTGCTACAGAGGAGTCCAGAAAACACATAAACACCTGGGTAGCCAAGAAGACAGAAG gTAAAATTACAGAGTTACTGTCTTCAGATTCAGTGGACCTGCTGACTAAGCTGATTCTCGTGAATGCCATCTACTTCAAAGGAAACTGGGACGATCAGTTTGACAAACAGCAGACCAAGGAAAGACCGTTTAAAGTCAGCAAG AATGAGGAGAAACCTGTGCAAATGATGTTTAAGAAATCTACCTTTAAAAGGACCTACATAGGAGAAATATTCACCCAAATTCTGATGCTTCCCTATGTCGGCGAAGAGCTGAATATGATCATCATGCTTCCGGATGAAAACACTGATTTGAAAACG GTGGAAAAAGAACTTACTTATGAGAAATTCGTAGAATGGACGAGGCCAGACATGATGGATGAAACAGAGATGGAAGTGTTCCTCCCTAGATTTAAGCTGGAGGAGGATTACGACATGGAGGCTGTCCTTCGTAGTCTGGGCATGACTGATGCCTTCGAGCAGGCCAGGGCAGACTTTTCTGGAATGTCGTCTAGGGCAGACCTGTTTCTGTCCAAAGTCGTGCACAAGTCTTTTGTGGAAGTCAACGAGGAAGGCACAGAGGCCGCAGCCGCCACTGCCGCCATCATGATGATGCGATGTGTAAGAATCATCCCTAGGTTCTGTGCTGACcaccccttccttttctttattcagCACAGCAAGACCAATAGCATTCTCTTCTGTGGCCGATTCTCCTCCCCGTAA
- the SERPINB6 gene encoding serpin B6 isoform X2, producing the protein MGAAPSLPGCCSRPLCHRLAIMDTLSEANGTFALNLLKKLGEDNSKNVFFSPMSISSALAMVFMGAKGNTAAQMSQVLSLSKSGGEVGDVHQGFQSLLSEINRPGTQYLLRTANRLFGEKSYDFLSSFKDSCHKFYQAEMEQLDFISATEESRKHINTWVAKKTEGKITELLSSDSVDLLTKLILVNAIYFKGNWDDQFDKQQTKERPFKVSKNEEKPVQMMFKKSTFKRTYIGEIFTQILMLPYVGEELNMIIMLPDENTDLKTVEKELTYEKFVEWTRPDMMDETEMEVFLPRFKLEEDYDMEAVLRSLGMTDAFEQARADFSGMSSRADLFLSKVVHKSFVEVNEEGTEAAAATAAIMMMRCVRIIPRFCADHPFLFFIQHSKTNSILFCGRFSSP; encoded by the exons ATGGGGGCGGCGCCGAGCCTTCCAGGCTGCTGCTCCCGGCCCCTGTGCCACAG GCTTGCTATCATGGATACTCTATCAGAAGCAAATGGCACCTTTGCCTTAAACCTTTTGAAAAAGCTGGGTGAAGACAACTcgaaaaatgtgtttttctcacCCATGAGCATCTCCTCTGCCCTGGCCATGGTCTTCATGGGGGCAAAGGGAAACACCGCTGCCCAGATGTCCCAG GTGCTTTCTTTAAGTAAGAGCGGTGGTGAAGTTGGAGATGTCCACCAGGGTTTCCAGTCGCTTCTCAGCGAAATTAACAGGCCTGGCACGCAGTACTTGCTTAGAACCGCCAACCggctctttggagaaaagtcttaTGATTTCCTCTCA TCTTTTAAAGATTCCTGCCACAAATTCTACCAAGCAGAGATGGAACAGCTTGACTTTATCAGTGCTACAGAGGAGTCCAGAAAACACATAAACACCTGGGTAGCCAAGAAGACAGAAG gTAAAATTACAGAGTTACTGTCTTCAGATTCAGTGGACCTGCTGACTAAGCTGATTCTCGTGAATGCCATCTACTTCAAAGGAAACTGGGACGATCAGTTTGACAAACAGCAGACCAAGGAAAGACCGTTTAAAGTCAGCAAG AATGAGGAGAAACCTGTGCAAATGATGTTTAAGAAATCTACCTTTAAAAGGACCTACATAGGAGAAATATTCACCCAAATTCTGATGCTTCCCTATGTCGGCGAAGAGCTGAATATGATCATCATGCTTCCGGATGAAAACACTGATTTGAAAACG GTGGAAAAAGAACTTACTTATGAGAAATTCGTAGAATGGACGAGGCCAGACATGATGGATGAAACAGAGATGGAAGTGTTCCTCCCTAGATTTAAGCTGGAGGAGGATTACGACATGGAGGCTGTCCTTCGTAGTCTGGGCATGACTGATGCCTTCGAGCAGGCCAGGGCAGACTTTTCTGGAATGTCGTCTAGGGCAGACCTGTTTCTGTCCAAAGTCGTGCACAAGTCTTTTGTGGAAGTCAACGAGGAAGGCACAGAGGCCGCAGCCGCCACTGCCGCCATCATGATGATGCGATGTGTAAGAATCATCCCTAGGTTCTGTGCTGACcaccccttccttttctttattcagCACAGCAAGACCAATAGCATTCTCTTCTGTGGCCGATTCTCCTCCCCGTAA
- the SERPINB6 gene encoding serpin B6 isoform X1, which produces MASMLWLMNGAVDALAIMDTLSEANGTFALNLLKKLGEDNSKNVFFSPMSISSALAMVFMGAKGNTAAQMSQVLSLSKSGGEVGDVHQGFQSLLSEINRPGTQYLLRTANRLFGEKSYDFLSSFKDSCHKFYQAEMEQLDFISATEESRKHINTWVAKKTEGKITELLSSDSVDLLTKLILVNAIYFKGNWDDQFDKQQTKERPFKVSKNEEKPVQMMFKKSTFKRTYIGEIFTQILMLPYVGEELNMIIMLPDENTDLKTVEKELTYEKFVEWTRPDMMDETEMEVFLPRFKLEEDYDMEAVLRSLGMTDAFEQARADFSGMSSRADLFLSKVVHKSFVEVNEEGTEAAAATAAIMMMRCVRIIPRFCADHPFLFFIQHSKTNSILFCGRFSSP; this is translated from the exons ATGGCATCGATGCTGTGGCTGATGAACGGGGCGGTGGACGC GCTTGCTATCATGGATACTCTATCAGAAGCAAATGGCACCTTTGCCTTAAACCTTTTGAAAAAGCTGGGTGAAGACAACTcgaaaaatgtgtttttctcacCCATGAGCATCTCCTCTGCCCTGGCCATGGTCTTCATGGGGGCAAAGGGAAACACCGCTGCCCAGATGTCCCAG GTGCTTTCTTTAAGTAAGAGCGGTGGTGAAGTTGGAGATGTCCACCAGGGTTTCCAGTCGCTTCTCAGCGAAATTAACAGGCCTGGCACGCAGTACTTGCTTAGAACCGCCAACCggctctttggagaaaagtcttaTGATTTCCTCTCA TCTTTTAAAGATTCCTGCCACAAATTCTACCAAGCAGAGATGGAACAGCTTGACTTTATCAGTGCTACAGAGGAGTCCAGAAAACACATAAACACCTGGGTAGCCAAGAAGACAGAAG gTAAAATTACAGAGTTACTGTCTTCAGATTCAGTGGACCTGCTGACTAAGCTGATTCTCGTGAATGCCATCTACTTCAAAGGAAACTGGGACGATCAGTTTGACAAACAGCAGACCAAGGAAAGACCGTTTAAAGTCAGCAAG AATGAGGAGAAACCTGTGCAAATGATGTTTAAGAAATCTACCTTTAAAAGGACCTACATAGGAGAAATATTCACCCAAATTCTGATGCTTCCCTATGTCGGCGAAGAGCTGAATATGATCATCATGCTTCCGGATGAAAACACTGATTTGAAAACG GTGGAAAAAGAACTTACTTATGAGAAATTCGTAGAATGGACGAGGCCAGACATGATGGATGAAACAGAGATGGAAGTGTTCCTCCCTAGATTTAAGCTGGAGGAGGATTACGACATGGAGGCTGTCCTTCGTAGTCTGGGCATGACTGATGCCTTCGAGCAGGCCAGGGCAGACTTTTCTGGAATGTCGTCTAGGGCAGACCTGTTTCTGTCCAAAGTCGTGCACAAGTCTTTTGTGGAAGTCAACGAGGAAGGCACAGAGGCCGCAGCCGCCACTGCCGCCATCATGATGATGCGATGTGTAAGAATCATCCCTAGGTTCTGTGCTGACcaccccttccttttctttattcagCACAGCAAGACCAATAGCATTCTCTTCTGTGGCCGATTCTCCTCCCCGTAA